The nucleotide sequence GCAATATACCTCGCTTCTGTCTATTATTCGCTGTCCATTTAGAGATATGGCCTCAGCTCCGGCATTTTTCAAATCATTTATAACCTGTATTATATCAGTATTATGTATAATTCTGAGTTGATATTCAAATTGGTTGGAAGCATCTTTTGTGTTGCCATCATCAAGCGTTATTAATACTCCCTGACCCTGCAGTGGAACTCTACCAAGGACTATATTATTTTCATTTAATTCTTCCTTCATGCTTGTTGTGATTTTCTCTCTATTTTCACTGTCATTCTTATACTTCTTTACTTTAGATGCATAATCATTATATTGGTTAATAAGACCGGTGATTTCGCTATAAAGCCCGTTTTTATAATTATAGGCATCCTGATACTGCTTTGCATTTAAAACAATTCTATTTGTTTGCCTAGAAAAACTTATATTCATTGAAATTAATATTCCTATAATTATAGAAGCTATGAAAACAAGTATGTTAGCTTCATTATTTTTCATCTATTTCACCTCATTGCCGGGATTTAGCTTTTTCAAGCAAAAGCCGTCTTATAGTTGCAAAATTATCAAATATTCTCCCACCAAAGACTATCACAGCAGCAAGATATATAGGTACTCCTAATTTATCTCCAAGATAGGCAAGCGCAGCAGCCAAAACTGCATTGCCAAAAAAACCAGATATAAATATATCAGCCCGAAAATTCTTATGTAAACTTCCCTTTATAGCTCCAAAAACAGAATCCAAGCAGGCAAGTATTGCAACTGACATATAAGGAGAAAACTTATCAGGAATATTTACATTCCATACAATACCTACAATAATTCCTATTATAAGGCCGATAAACCCTAACAAAATAACACCTCCATGATCTAACTTACCGGTTTTGCATATTCAAACTTATAAGTTTTATTATATTTTTTTATAGTAATATTATCTGACTTTTCAAATTTAACATCACATAATCCCTTAAAATCTGCAAAGACCTCCGGGAAACTCATAGCACTATTTAACAATTTTTCATCACCTATTGCCTGTATAACTATTTGAGAAGATGGTGATATTTTTTCATCATTCACTAAAATATAATTGCCAGCATTTCTTATTCCGGTTCTTGAAACAATCCTTATATCATTTATTGATATTGCCTCCGCTCCGGCAAATCTCAATTCATTAACTAAATAAACAAGATGTTTGTCTGTTATATGATCATTTAAATTATCATTACCAAACAATTTATTATTCGGATTTAGATAAATTACTATACCCGGTCCCTTCACATCAGTTGATCCTGTAAGTATTCTGCTCTCTTCAACTTCTTTTAGGAGATTTTTAGTAGCATCACTTTTACCAGCTGCTGCCTCTTCATAATTCGTAATTTGATTTTCAAGAGAATTTATCTTAGCATTAAGTTCATTCTTTTCTTTTTTATATTGTTCAATTTCTACAGTAACATCTGTGCTATTATTATTTGATATACTAAAATCATTGTCCTGTTTCATCAAAGTTTTAAACTGATACGCAAGCATAAATCCTAGTATTCCACAGACTATGGCCACACTAATTTGAGCATTAACTTTACGCATACAACAAACATCCTCCTACTTTTGAATGAAATATACTGGATTCCCATTAAAACTTACATTAATGTATCCATTTGCATCCTGCAACTGCTTTTCTTGAATTATATTTAGAGCTCTATTAAATTTCTGTTCAATATTTTCTTCATCTCCAAGTTCTATACACATATTTTTATAATATACTTTTAAATCAATAGAATTGCTTATATCAGCAAAAGTTATATTAGGTCCTATCTTACTATCCTCAAATATCTTAGATAAAATATTTATAATACCTATTTTTCTGCTGTCTCCATTTTCGACAGGTTCTCCAATTTCTTTTTTACCAAGACTTATACCATTTAGCTTAATCAATTTCATATCAT is from Clostridium fermenticellae and encodes:
- a CDS encoding DUF881 domain-containing protein, whose amino-acid sequence is MKNNEANILVFIASIIIGILISMNISFSRQTNRIVLNAKQYQDAYNYKNGLYSEITGLINQYNDYASKVKKYKNDSENREKITTSMKEELNENNIVLGRVPLQGQGVLITLDDGNTKDASNQFEYQLRIIHNTDIIQVINDLKNAGAEAISLNGQRIIDRSEVYCSGPFLRINGIKIAAPFVIYAIGNKDVMYNYMISNENYLKSLTVRNINVDVKQINNVKVPAYNGEEKIGFMKNED
- a CDS encoding small basic family protein; this encodes MLGFIGLIIGIIVGIVWNVNIPDKFSPYMSVAILACLDSVFGAIKGSLHKNFRADIFISGFFGNAVLAAALAYLGDKLGVPIYLAAVIVFGGRIFDNFATIRRLLLEKAKSRQ
- a CDS encoding DUF881 domain-containing protein, yielding MRKVNAQISVAIVCGILGFMLAYQFKTLMKQDNDFSISNNNSTDVTVEIEQYKKEKNELNAKINSLENQITNYEEAAAGKSDATKNLLKEVEESRILTGSTDVKGPGIVIYLNPNNKLFGNDNLNDHITDKHLVYLVNELRFAGAEAISINDIRIVSRTGIRNAGNYILVNDEKISPSSQIVIQAIGDEKLLNSAMSFPEVFADFKGLCDVKFEKSDNITIKKYNKTYKFEYAKPVS